CAGACAAGAGATGCTCCGTTGTGTGCATATATGGTATGGGGGGTCTGCGAAAGAGTACTCTTGCTAGAAAGGTTTAGCATCATGTCCGTGTCAGGCgtcattttgatcatttttcttGGAGTTCCATATCTCAATACTTGGACATCAGAGCTGTTGTGCAAGGAATACTGATCAAATTGACATCTCCTTCGGGAGAGCAGAGAAGGGAAATTGACAACATGAGTGATGATGAAGTGTTGGAGAGATTGTATAAAattcaagaagaaaagaaatgtctggtgGTTCTTGGTGATGTGTGGAGAAGACAAGATTGGGAGAGTCTAAGACCTGCCTTTCCAATTGGAAAGGAGGGCAGCAGGATAGTGGTCACGACTCGGTGCCAGGCAGCTTCAATTGTGGATCCAAACATGGCTTTCTTTCACCAACCAAAGTTTTTAACAGGGGAGGAGAATTGGGAGCTTCTTCAGAGAAAAGCATTGCCAACTAGAAATGATAATGGTACAGGTATTTCTCATTGTGCCTCCAAAATTGGGCTTTCCTCTGAACAGTTTCTATTCTATCTCTTGTCAGTTCCATTTTATAAATTAGCTATAACACAAGGTTGAGTTGTCAAAGCAACAAGTCAATTGAAACCAGGGCTGTACCACATGGGACCAGTTTGAGCTTCTAGCTTGGGTCCATGCTGGAATTTGAACTTTTTCCCAAGAAATTGCATTACTCTAGTTCTTcaagtaattttgtttttcttggtaaTAGTTAATTATCAGAATATTTCTAATCAGATTCTCATAATTTGGTAGATCCTAGCATTGACAACGTGGAGGAGTTGGGAAAGGAAATGGTAAGATATTGTGGAGGTTTGCCATTGGCTATTGTTGTGCTTGGTGGACTTCTAGCTACAAAACACACATTCTATGAGTGGGAGAGAGttcaaagaaatattaaatcatACTTGAGGAGAGGCAAAGATAATTACGAGCAGCAAGGCAGTGGAGTGTCTGATGTGTTAGCTTTAAGTTATCAAGACTTGCCATACTACTTAAAATCATGCTTTCTCTATTTAGCCAATTTTCCTGAGGACTATGAAATACCAACCAGACCTTTGGTTCGAATGTGGGTGGCTGAAGGGATTATATCAGAGGCGAGAGAAGAAACATTGGAAGATGTTGCAGAAGGGTATCTGGATGAACTAATTGGAAGGTGTATGGTTCAAGCAGGAAGAGTAAGTTCAAACGGAAGAGTCAAAACTTGTCGCCTACATGACCTTATGCAAGATTTATGTTCATCAAAGGCAAAAGAAGAAAACTTTCTTGAGATTATTAATCTTCAGGAAGTGGAGACATTTTCATCTTCTAGAGTAACAACACTCGTTCCAAATAAAGTCCGAAGACGTGCCATATATCTAGATCAATCTATTCATATGGAGAGTGTTAATAGAAATGAAGGTGCTAATAGCAACACCAACTTGAACGTAGAGAATGGTATGCACCCTTCGATATCTCCTAATATTCTATCCACCAACAAAAAATTCAGTCCACTGGATGATGAGGAAGTTAGACTTGAAGAACTTCAAACTATTGAGAGTGCTTAGTCTTGAGGGACTTTCATTGGAAGAAAAATTACCAAGAACAATTGGTAACCTAATACACTTGAAGTACTTAAGTCTTAAATATGCTAAGCTATTATGCTTTCCATCATCCATAAGATATTTAAGTTGTGTCCAAACTTTAGATTTACGGCTTGTCAGTGTTCATCGGGTAACTTGCTCTAAAGTACGTGATGTGATATGTAGAATGAAATGGCTAAGACATCTTTGCCTTCCTCAATATCTTAATATGGATGACAGCAAAGTGCAATGGGACAGccttgttgggctttgtggagcttAGTTTTTGTTTGATCAGGTTTggcgacccgacccgaataatattgcatggctttttaatgggagattcaCTAAGGcttgttgggcccgtttagcccattgtggaaccaccttttgtaattagagttttttagtgtggtgtggttgccatgttatatatagagagaaaatattgtaccCGCTGTTgtggttgtactctgtattcttccctgataatagtgatatacCTACAACTctgtggacgtaggcaaattgccgaaccacgtaaatattttcttgtgcgtgtgattgttttttctttggcgtgtgttttctttatttttgtttctcataggttgggaattcggttgaATTCCctacaattggtatcaaagcctagggttaggtttgagtgacagcaatggcagaggaagcaggaaaggcgtctggaatagaaaagtttgatggcatagactttgcgtattggatgatgcagattgaagattatctctatgggaggaaattgcatctgcctcttttggggacaaaacctgagagtatgaagactgaggaatgggcgcttcttgacagacatgttctaggagttattaggttaactctgtctaggtctgttgcacacaatgttgtaaaggagaagaccacaatagatctgatgaaggctttgtccggtatgtatgaaaagccgtccacaaacaataaggtgcatctaatgaagaaattgttcaatttgaagatggcagagaatgcatTAGTaacacaacatctgaatgaatttaatacaatcacaaatcaattgtcgtctatagaaattgattttgatgatgagattcgtgctctgattgtcttggcttctttgccaaacagttgggaggcaatgaggatggcagtaagcaattctacaagaaaggaaaaactcaagtacaatgatatacgagatttaattctggctgaggagattcgccgaagagatgcaaGCAAAACCTCAGGATATGATTCTGCCCTAAACTTTGAGACAAGAGCCAGAGGTAATGATAGAAATTCAAACCAGGGTAGATCAAAATCtagaaattctaatcggaacagaagcaaatctagatcaggccaacaagtacaatgttggaactgtgggaaaacaggtcactttaaaaggcaatgcaaaagccctaagaagaagaatgaagatgattatgctaatgttgtaacagaagaggtacagaatgcattacttcttgcagtagacagtccacttgatgattgggttttggattcaggagcttcgtttcataccactccacaccgagaaatcatacagaattatgttgcaggtgattttggtaaggtgtatttggctgatggttcagccttggatgttgtgggtttGGGAGATGTCCGGATATATTACCCAATGGgtttgtttggttactggagaaggtttgacatattcctgacctgaggaggaatctgatttctgttggacaacttgatgatgaaggacatgcaatactatttgttggtggttcttggaaggttacaaagggagttagggtattggctcgtggaaagaagactggtactctgtatatgacctcatgtccaagagacacaattgcagttgctgatgcaagtactgatacaagcctatggcataGTAGACTTGGTTACATGAGTGAGAAATGAATGAAGATGTTATTGTCAAAAGGGAAACTACCaaaattgaagtccattgattttgacatgtgtgaaagttgcatcttaggaaagcaaaaaaatgtgagcttcttgaaaactggcaggacaccaaaggctgaaaaattggaactagtacacactgatttgtgggggccttctccggttgcatcccttggaggttcaaggtactacatcacttttattgatgactcaagtagaaagatatgggtttattttctgaaaaataaatctgatttatttgaaacttttaagaagtggaaggtcatggttgagacagaaacaggtttgaaagtaaaatgtttgaggtcagataatggaggagagtacatagatggagggttcagtgagtattgtgctgcacagggaattaggatggagaagactaTTTCTGGGACACCATaacagaatggtgtggctgagcgcatgaacagaactctcaatgagcgtgctagaagtatgaggttgcatgttggaataccaaaaactttttgggctgatgctgttagcactgcagcttactTGATAAATCGAGGACCATCGGTTCctatggagttcagacttcctgaggaggtttggagcggtaaagaagtgaagttttcacatttaaaagtttttggttgtgtttcttatgttcatattgattctgatgctcgtagtaaacttgatgcaaagtcaaaaatatgtttttcattggctatggtgatgagaaatttggctataggttttgggatgaacaaaacaggaaaatcatcagaagtagaaatgtgatatttaatgaatagattatgtacaaggacaggttAACTGTAGTGTtagatgttacagagatagatcaaaagaaatatgagtttgtcaacttagatgaattgactgaaagtactgtccaaaaagggggtgaagaagataatgagaatgtaaattcacaggtagatctgagtacacctatagctgaagttcgcagatattctaggaacattagacctccgcagcattattcacctgttttaaattatctcctgttgactgatggtggtAAGCCaaagtgttatgatgaagccttgcaagatgagaattcaagcaagtgggagttagccatgaagaaTGAGATGGATTCTTTGTTGaggaatcagacatgggaactgATTGAATTGctagtaggaaagaaggctttgcacaacaagtgggtatataGAATAAATAATGAGCATGATGATAGCAAACGTTACAaagccagattagttgttaaagggttccagcagaaagagggcattgactacacagagatattttttctagttgtgaagatgtcaacaattagacttgtactgggaatggtggctgcagaaaacttacatcttgagcaattagatgtgaagacaacattccttcatggtgacttggaggaagacctttacatgattcagccagaagGGTTCACTGTTtagggacaagagaatctagtctgcaaattgagaaaaagcttgtatggccttaaacaagctcctagacagtggtacaagaagtttgacagttttatgcatagaattgggttcaagagatgtgaagttgATCACTGTTgttatgttaagtcttttgacaattcttacatcatctTACTGTTGTAtatggatgatatgcttattgcagggtctaacattgagaagattaataatctgaagaaacAATTGTCTAAacagtttgcaatgaaggatttgggagctgcaaagcaaatccttggtatgagaatcattagagacaaggctaatggtacattgaagctttcacagtcagagtatgtgaagaaagttcttagcacgttcaacatgaatgaagctaaaccagtgagcacacccttagggagtcatttcaaactaagtaAAGAATAGTCACcaaagacagaagaagaaagagaccaTATGAgtaaggtgccctatgcctcagctattggcagcttgatgtatgctatggtgtgtacaaggccagacattgcacatgcagtgggagttgtgagcagattcatgagtaggcctggaaagcatcattgggaggcagtcaagtggattctaagatatctgaagggttcattagatacttgtctttgcttcacaggtgcaagtttgaaactacagggttatgtagatgctgattttgctggtgatattgatagtagaaagagtactattgggtttgtttttactctaggtggtacaactatatcatgggcttcaaatctacagaagattgttactttgtctactacagaagctaagtatgttgcagcaactgaagttggaaaggagatgatttggctacatggtttcttagatgaattagGCAAGAAataggagatgggcattctacacagtgacagtcaaagtgcaatttttcttgccaaaaattcggtttttcattcaaagttgaagcatatacaaacaaaataccactttatccgttatcttgttgaagataaactggtaatacttgagaagatttgtggatctaagaacccgacagacatgttgactaagggtgtcactattgagaagttgaagttgtGCGCAGCtgcaattggtcttctagcttgaggacaggaggatgagttgcaaggatgagggattgtttcttggatgatagcggtttgatgttcgtgattgaactagtctccaagtgggagatttgttgggctttgtggagcctagtttttgtttgatccgatttggcgacccgacccgaataatattgcatggctttttaatgggagattcaCTAAAGCTTGTTGGGTCCGTTTaacccattgtggaaccaccttttgtacttagggttttttagtgtggtgtggttgccatgttatatatagagagaaaatattatagCCGTTGTTGTGGTTGTACTTTGTATTCTATCCTAATAATAGTGATAtacctgcaactccgtggacgtagacaaattgtcgaaccacgtaaatattatcttgtgcgtgtgattgttttttctttggcttgtgttttctctatttttgtttctcacaggttgggaattcggttgaATTCCCTACAAGCCTAAGCAACTTGGAAATGCTAAAAAACTTTAATGCAAAGCAATGGGCTGTAAAGGATATGGCACACTTGGCCAAGCTTCGGAAATTGAAGATAAATAATGTCAAAAGCTTTAAAGAGTTGGGGGTAATTCTCAAACCCTCTTGTCCCATTTCAAATATTCTTCATTCCTTGGTTTTGGATGATGTAAGTTCCAAAATTGAAGAAACAGATCTAAGGCAATTATCTATATGCCAACATCTTTATAAGCTATTCTTGGGAGGAGAAATAAACAATTTGCCTGGGTACCACCACTTCCCTCCAAACCTCATAAAGTTAACCTTGTGAGAGTCTCACCTAAAACAAGATCCGATACCAATTTTGGGGAAGCTTCTTAACTTGACAACCCTACACTTAAAGATTGACTGTTACTTTGGggagaaaatggttttctctgCACATGGGTTCCCTCGACTCAAGTATCTGCATGTCTCCTATATCGATTACTTAAGAAGGTTGAGGGTGGATAAAGGTGCAATGCCTAATCTTAAGAGTTTAACAATTGTTAGATGCAAATCATTGGAAATGGTTCCTGAAGGACTAAGGTATATCACTACCCTTCAAGCATCAGAGATGAAGTATATGCACAAAGAGTTCATGGAGAGGCTTCAAGtgataaatggaaaagaagggGAGGATTTTTACAAAGTCCAACATGTGGCCTCCATCTCATTAATTGTTGGTAAGTCatttgtactttttcttttatccttctacatataaaaaaacacaaaaaaaagaCAAGAACTCCACATTTATCCATGAATTTTTTTACTACAGATTTTCATTCTACCAAAAATTCTTTCAAACAACTCTTTCATCATGTCATATGTTATATATTGAGAGAGAATGATTTTCTCTTCAAATGATTTCCCTCTACTCAAATGTCTGCAACTCTCTAGTATCTATTGCTTTTTAAGGTTGAGGATATTGGACAAAGGTATGATGTCTAGTCTTAGAGAGTTTAACAATTGCTAACTATAAATCATTAGAAATGATTGCCGAAGGAGAGGATTTCTATCACTATCCTTAAcaaattgaagtttgagttaATGCCCAGAAAATTCGCAAAGAGGATTCAAGTGATAAATGGAGAAGGAGAGGATTTCTACAAAGTCCAACTTGGTGCCTTCTATCTCATTACTTGGCCATCCCATATGTAAGTCATTTGtacttttacttttcttcttctgCACATACAAACACACCAAAAAACTGGCGAGCACCCCATTTTTCCCCATGAACTGCTTGACTACAAATTTTCATTCTacataaaaaattcttaaaaaaaataaaaaaaatctttcatgtCATATTATCATTCAACCATTTGTTTGTTTAAACTCATAGcgcattaaaaaaattaaccatttaAGGAAAATTTGCTTAAATATAggggtttttaaataattcaattgtttaatataCCACAAACACAACATGTAGTGGACCAAGTTCCTTTTCTTTGCCCCAAAAAGTACACATTGTTTTCAGGGATTCAACTATTTATGGAAAGCTCATACATCAACTGcaagatatgaaaaataattaagcaTTTGCTTCCTCAACCAATATTCCTGGCTGTTAATGCTTTTTGACGAGTTTGTgcattaaaaaaacatgttaagaacaacattttgttgttgCTTTCGAGCACCCGTAGATTGAAGTTATGAATCAAagtttcacttattttaacagCCTTAAATTGTTGAAATGCCGCTTCTAACCATGATTTTGATTATGAGGTACCTAAAGATGAAGAGAGAAGGAGCAACCACTGAATGAAAAACTTACTGATGGATTTCATCCAATAGGCCCTGATGGTGAAGTAATGCTAAATGGCAGCAGTGACTTGTGAGCAGCCAGCCTAATTGGGAAATTAGTGTAGTCCTCCACCTTTCACTGCTTCATGCCCAGTACTCTTTTACTAAGTAGAATGCTTGCGGTGGTAGATGAAATTCAACTGTCTGTGATCTGAAAACaatgttctctctctctctttttttttttctcctcttaaTAGTTGGTGTGTTTCCATAAAACCTTTGCTAGTTTTCTTGATGTCGGGATTGTTTTTGGAAGGTTCAGATTGTGCTTTTTTGTGATGCTTCATTGTCCTGTTGTGTACAATAAAAGTGGTTGTTTCAATGCAATTTCCCTTTGTTTCTTTGGCTTTTTTAACAGCTTGTGCTTTCATATGCCCatccagaaaagaaaaagagaaaacccCAATTGTTCTAACATCATCTCCATAGTATAGCACAAGTATGGCAAGCAGTAGGAAGTAAATCAACCAATTGAACTGCATCTATATCCTGGGATATTAAACAATACATCTtcctttttccccctttttacTCTTTTTCATGTCCTGCGCAATAAAGATTTGCATTTGGTAACTTAATTAGTCCCATTGAATCTTCCTGTGGAAGGTCCCATTTGAGGAATTCAAGGTGGTCTTTCCATCAATGAGGATTGGGGAGTCATCTCCAAATTCAGTGGGCATGGAGTAGCTAAGCTCCCATTCAGCTTCCTTAAGCACCTTCAGTATCTCCTCCACAACTGTCTTGCTTCCCTCAGCAGATAAATCAATCCCATCtttggaaaaggaaatgaaacTTAAACTTCCTACACTAAAAACTTCTAGCCATCAAAGTAGCTCTAAAATGTAAATCTcaggaaaacaagaaaatgatatgCAAGCATCTATTTTATTCATCTTCACAAACAGAAGATCATTGAAAAGGAGGACGGTATGATTGGGTTGATTCTACTCTGTACTATCCTTGAGCTATACTTCTGTCTTTTGGTAATTGGAATCCAAGCGCCTTGACCCACACACCATTGACGTGTTGCTTTCCCATGGTCACAGAGATATCATATATGGGAGCTGAATTGTAATTTGGGTGAGTGACAGAGTTGAGCAGTTTGCAAGTGGAGCTCAGGAGACTAGTGTTGGTAATTAATTGGAATGTAGAAGGAATTGCTTGCGATGTAACCTCTGCCCAGCAGCAGTGTCCAAAACCTCCTCAAGAGGTATGCTTGGATCTTTTCCACAGGTAGACCACTCCAAAAGATTGGAGAGAGAGGTCGAGTTGTTAAAATCAGTATCTCCAACCTCACAATTGGAAATGGGGCGTGTCCGGTAGACTCTAGTTGTTTAAAATCAGCTGACACCCCTGTTTTCCCTCCCGAGCTGCAGAGAATATTTGTAAGAAGTAGAATTGGATGTAAAGAGAACCTTTGAGTAGAAGAGGAGAAAGAAATTGCCAATATGCCCAGGTGAAGAAGTGATTCCTCCATCCAGAACACTCAATAACACAACTGAATAAACTTACCCCAGCCGCAGAGTATATTTGGAAGAAGTAGAGATTCTTTGAGTAGGAGAGTAGAATATCAATTGCCAATATCCCAAAGCAAAGAAGTGATTCTTCCGTCCATAACATTCAAAAACACAACAGAATACCTCTAAACCTACCATCAATTCAAATTAAGAGCCAAAATAGGTTTCTGTGAaagacaaaaagagaaaaatggcaGAGGCTATTGTTTCCTTTGCTGTGGAAAGGCTAGGTGACCTGTTAATCCAACAGGCAAGTTTCTTACATGGGGTGAGCGACAAAGTTACTGAAATTCAAGCTGAGCTAAGGACGATGAAATGCTTTCTGAGAGATGCAGATGCAAGACAATATGAAAGTGAGGTTATTCGCAATTGGGTTGCAGAAATCAGAGAGGCAGCTTATGATACCGAGGACATCATAGAGACTTATGCCTCCAAGGCTGCGCTGAGCAGGAGAAGCGACCTCCAAAACAATCTCAAGAGGTATGCTTGCTTCTTATCAGAATTTAAAGCACTCCATGAGGTTGGAACAGAGATTGACGCCATAAAAAGCAGAATCTCCCGTCTGACTGCAAGTTTACAAAGCTATAACATAAGGAGCATAGCAGAAGGAGAAGGCTCTGGTTTCAGAACTGAGAGCCA
This DNA window, taken from Vitis riparia cultivar Riparia Gloire de Montpellier isolate 1030 chromosome 13, EGFV_Vit.rip_1.0, whole genome shotgun sequence, encodes the following:
- the LOC117928516 gene encoding disease resistance RPP8-like protein 3 yields the protein MAEATVSFAVERLGDLLIQEASFLYGVTNKVAEIQAELRWMKCFLKDADAKQDEDEMICNWIAEIREAAYDAEDVIEAFAFRVALRRRGVSKISSRVHMVGTEIDAIKNKLSSLTASLQRAVVQGILIKLTSPSGEQRREIDNMSDDEVLERLYKIQEEKKCLVVLGDVWRRQDWESLRPAFPIGKEGSRIVVTTRCQAASIVDPNMAFFHQPKFLTGEENWELLQRKALPTRNDNDPSIDNVEELGKEMVRYCGGLPLAIVVLGGLLATKHTFYEWERVQRNIKSYLRRGKDNYEQQGSGVSDVLALSYQDLPYYLKSCFLYLANFPEDYEIPTRPLVRMWVAEGIISEAREETLEDVAEGYLDELIGRCMVQAGRVSSNGRVKTCRLHDLMQDLCSSKAKEENFLEIINLQEVETFSSSRVTTLVPNKVRRRAIYLDQSIHMESVNRNEGANSNTNLNVENESHLKQDPIPILGKLLNLTTLHLKIDCYFGEKMVFSAHGFPRLKYLHVSYIDYLRRLRVDKGAMPNLKSLTIVRCKSLEMVPEGLRYITTLQASEMKYMHKEFMERLQVINGKEGEDFYKVQHVASISLIVGKSFVLFLLSFYI